The Candidatus Zixiibacteriota bacterium region CGATTCGATCTCGATTCGGCTAACATAGGCAAGATTTTTTCTGTAGGTCGGATATTCACGATAATAGGTTTTTTGATAGGACCTGTTGTCGCAAAAAAAATTGGTTTAGTGAAAACGGTCGTTTCATCGCAGCTGCTTTCGATACCATTTTTCCTTATTTTAGCGTTTACTTCTCACTTAGCATTGGCGACTTCAGCTTTTTGGTTTAGAGGGGTCTTGATGTTGATGGCCTGGCCGCTTTTCAATAATTTCGCTATGGAAAAAGTAGCTCCGGAGCATCATGCCGGTACCAATAGTTTATTAAGCCTTTCCTGGAATATCTCCTGGATGTTTTCTGCATTTATTGGCGGGAAAGTAATCGAACATTATGGGTTTGTGCCGGTGATGCTATCGACCATTGCCTTTTATATGGCCAACAGCATTGCAATAATGGTATTCTTCCGCAAAGACTGCAAAATCGGTAAAGCAGAATTGCAATAATCTCTTGAAAGCAAGTAGAATTTTTATGTTGTGTCAGTTCGTAGTCCGCCTAAGGCGGATGAACTGACACATTTTGCTTGACGAGAAATCGGCAGGTCATGCTTCACTACAACCTGCCCAAACAGTTAACCTACGATAAACTTTATGGATTCTCCCGCTGAGGCGGGGGAATAACTTCAAGTAAAGTATGTTACAAAAAGCCGGATAGTAGTGATACTTTTTAATTTGCAATAATCCCTACTTAAAAAGCCCCTTCAATTTTTTCTTCAGCTTATCCTCTTCCTTTTTCTTTTTCTTATCCAGTTCTTTTTTGAGCTTTGCTTCTTCCTGCTTTTTCTTTTTCTCTAACTCCCTCTTAGCCTTATCCTCGAGCTCTTTTTTCTTCTTATCAGCTTCTTTCTTAACGATTTTTTTGACCTGCTCGGCGACCGCTTTTTTAACCTTATCCAAAGATACGCGCACTTTGGGGTTAGTATTGGTGCCGGCTGCAAACATCTCAATGGTAATAGTATTGCCCGCCAGCATGCTCAAATCCTGATTGACCATAGCGGAAATATCGGAAGCGGGCATCTCGATATCCAGCTTGTAGTCCATTGTCATGTCGAGACCGTTGGAGCCGGAAGCGGTAACTTTATAATCGTTAACCTTGAAAGTTGTTGGCTTAAGGTAAAAACGGCCGTCCTTTATCTCATAGCTTGGTTTGAAATTCTTGATTGTCGGGTTGCGCAGTTTTTCGTTTTTAAGGATTTCGGCAGCTTTAATCATCGGCTTGTAATTTTCCAGGCTTGCTCTCGGTATGTCAAGCGTTCCCTGGCTGCGTAATGTCATCAGCTCAGGCATAAGGGAATCGCCGAGGTCGGTATGCATATCGAGCTTGCCGCTGACCGTGCCAGTCATATTATCAGCCACCGGGACAAGCTTTTCGACTGTAGCGAATGTTTTGAACATCTCCGGGATATCGAATTTGGATATATCCATATCAAACGAGACATGAGGCGCCTCAGGCGGAATATATTTATAAGAGCCATTGGCAATCATCGAGCCTTTGACCAGATTTGCACTCAAGCCAATCATTTTCAATATTCTATTTTTCAGAATTAGCTTCCCTTTGACAGCCGTTAAATCGAGATTGTCGTAATGGACTTTATTGAAACTGGCATTAGCTGTAAATTCCACTTTATCGGGCAAGGGAACCGCATCATAAACGATTGTGTCTTCCTCGACTTTTTCCTCTCCAGTCATCCAGGGATCTATATCGAAATAGTTTGATTTAATAGTTAATGAACCTTTCAGCGTCTGGTCCTCGAATCCAAAACCCAGTATATTATTCAGCTCGCCATAAGCGCTGATATCGCTTTTGCCCATCAGGATTTTAAAATTCTTCAGCGATGCTTTTTGGGTTGATATATTCAAATCTCCGCCTGGGATTTGAATCTTGACCGGCAAATCGGGGGCGGCATACAGGATATCCGCAAGCGTGATTGAACCGGCGGCTGTAATTCGTCTGAAGCGGTTGTTTTCAATATCCGAAATATTTCCCTTAAACCTGAAATTAGACCGTATCAGCCCTTTCAGTTCGGTTATATCCTCCATCGGGAAAATATTCAACGCTTCTCCCAAATTGATATTACCGCTAAAATGAGCGTTAATATAAGGGTCAGACATCGGTGTTTTAACGAGAACCTGAAAATCGACAGGCTCTTTGAGAATCGCTAAATGAAATTTTTTCAAATCGATTATTGTATGGTCGAGGGTTTTGCCGGGGTTTCTAATCTGTAAATCCACATTAACCTGCTCGACCGGCGTAGGTAAATCGGGATATTGAAACATGCCATTGGCAACATTGAGATTTATCTCGAAAAATGGTACCTGGTTTTCATTATAGACGCCTTTTATTTCTCCGTTTAATGAGAGCTGACCCTCAGCTTTTAAGCCCTCGAAATCCTGAGTATATATATAAGGCACCATTGAAAGAATGTTTTTAAACTCAGCTTTGGGCGCATTAAAAGTCAAGTCGAGTTCGAGTTCCTCTCCGGCTGTGTCAAGCATAGCAACCCAGCCATCGAAATTGAGAAAAAGCCGATTGAGCCGGACTTCGTTTTCCTTGAATGTATATTTCATGTTATCGAGATCCATTTCTATGTTGGCTTTGATCTCCATATCGGCTTTGTTTAAATAAGGCGTCCCCTCCATCTTGAGAGTAAGGCTGGCAATGGATGTTTGAGTATATAGAGTAAACAATGACTGGGCAAAATCGCCATTGCCCTCATGGTTTAAGCCATCCACCTCAACATACATATTTGTTGAATCATTCGTATAGCTAAGACAAGCGTCTCTGATTTCATACTTTTGAATAGCCAGACTAATCATTGTTTCGGATGTATCTATTTCTGCGGTTTCCTCTGGCGTTTTAGGTACTATATCATAGCTGGCGCGGCCATCCTCTAAAACTCCGATATTAATTTGCGGCTTATCAATAAGTATGGAGATAATATTTATTTCACCGCCGAAAACGAGGCTTTTCAAGTCCAGCGCGGCTTGAAATTCATCAAGGCTAAAAAGCGTATCTCCCTCAAAAGGTTCTCGATTGACGACGGTTATATTATCGACCGACATCGTCAGTTTGGGGAAATTGCTAAACAGGTTCAATCCGACATCATCGAAATCAACTGCGGCGTTTACATTCTGGCTTGCCTGTTCCTTTACAAATTCG contains the following coding sequences:
- a CDS encoding AsmA family protein; the protein is MKKFLIIFTIIIVLILAALVSIPLLFKGQIIEFVKEQASQNVNAAVDFDDVGLNLFSNFPKLTMSVDNITVVNREPFEGDTLFSLDEFQAALDLKSLVFGGEINIISILIDKPQINIGVLEDGRASYDIVPKTPEETAEIDTSETMISLAIQKYEIRDACLSYTNDSTNMYVEVDGLNHEGNGDFAQSLFTLYTQTSIASLTLKMEGTPYLNKADMEIKANIEMDLDNMKYTFKENEVRLNRLFLNFDGWVAMLDTAGEELELDLTFNAPKAEFKNILSMVPYIYTQDFEGLKAEGQLSLNGEIKGVYNENQVPFFEINLNVANGMFQYPDLPTPVEQVNVDLQIRNPGKTLDHTIIDLKKFHLAILKEPVDFQVLVKTPMSDPYINAHFSGNINLGEALNIFPMEDITELKGLIRSNFRFKGNISDIENNRFRRITAAGSITLADILYAAPDLPVKIQIPGGDLNISTQKASLKNFKILMGKSDISAYGELNNILGFGFEDQTLKGSLTIKSNYFDIDPWMTGEEKVEEDTIVYDAVPLPDKVEFTANASFNKVHYDNLDLTAVKGKLILKNRILKMIGLSANLVKGSMIANGSYKYIPPEAPHVSFDMDISKFDIPEMFKTFATVEKLVPVADNMTGTVSGKLDMHTDLGDSLMPELMTLRSQGTLDIPRASLENYKPMIKAAEILKNEKLRNPTIKNFKPSYEIKDGRFYLKPTTFKVNDYKVTASGSNGLDMTMDYKLDIEMPASDISAMVNQDLSMLAGNTITIEMFAAGTNTNPKVRVSLDKVKKAVAEQVKKIVKKEADKKKKELEDKAKRELEKKKKQEEAKLKKELDKKKKKEEDKLKKKLKGLFK